In Agelaius phoeniceus isolate bAgePho1 chromosome 16, bAgePho1.hap1, whole genome shotgun sequence, the DNA window gctgggatggagacTGCTCCCAACAAACCTAAGCCTAGCTTTGGGTTAGGACAGAActgagcagccaggctgaggcAGGTGTCAGCCCGGCCTcactcccagctgctgccccaagTTCAGCTTTCCCAGCTCCAGAACATTCAGAGGCACAACTCAGACAACGTGGGATGGAGTACACTGGACGAGCACACAGAGTTTGAACAGGACACAGCAGCTTTCACGAGGGACTGCTTGGCCAGGCCAGCTGAGGCACAGAGGGGCTCAGGGTCCCTCTGCCCACCCCCAGAATGCTCCTGTGGGCTACTAGACCTGAGTGAGTGGCAAGAACTTCTGGTAATAGCTCTTGGTAACGTCAATCATGAGCTCCTGGGTGCATTCCGGGAGCTCCCCCGAGAAGAGTCCTGGAAAAAGAACAGCATGGCCATCAGTCATCGTGTTCCACCTGTGTACATGCACTAAAACAGGGAGTTTCACAAGTTAAAAGGGCTACTTTTCAGTGCAGCAAGTACCCAGTAACTTTATTTTTAGGCACTAAATGCTAAGGGACACCTTGTTATAGAAATCCCATTTAAAATAAGAACATCCATGTTATCTGCAGTTTTGTGCAAGGGAAGATAGAGGGAGCATACCTGGGCAGCCTGAGAAGACAGTGAAAGGTGGAACTACAGTTTCAGGAGGGAGTACTGTGTTGTCTAAGATTTTGCAGCAGTCTTTCAAAACACATCTACGTCCCTAAAGCAGAGAACAGGAAAAGTTTATATTTACAACACTATGAACATGAGGTTTTCTTATTATTACTGATATGTTACCTAAATTTCAAGAAGATTAATTGCTCAAAACATATCCTTTATAAGAGATCACAGGAATAAATTTTTACCCTGACTGAATGATCTCCCAATAaaattaacttttctttttgagGAAAAATGTCTGTCTGCTTTCAACTAGCGTAGGTACCACTGCACATTAACATGTCAATGTTCAAATTGTCACCAAAAACCTGAGTCAAGCAGTACCAGCAAGGCCTTCTCTACCTCAGCACACAGTAGCCTTGACTATTTGGTCTTATTTACACAGAAACACAATTCCACTTGTACTCTGTGGCCAGGCTGCCTCCCCTGGGCGGCCCCATTAGCCACAGGGACAACACTTGGGATGGAttttgcagccagcagcagctgaacacGCTGTCCTCAGAGAAGTAAACCTGAAAGCTCAGCTTCCTGCAGAGAAGGACGAGGAGCAGGAAGGAACAGCACAGACAGTgagcctgctccagccagcTGGTGCAGACACATCTCAGCTGCTGTCACAAGGCCTCGGCAGCACGCAGGAGTTCACAGAAAGTACAGAAATGGCACTCACAATGACACAGTTCTTGCCTATGTGCACATAGGAGCCGATCTGGGCCGCGTTGACAACACAGTCCTCTTCTATGAAGACATGGTCACCAATGTGCAGAGGGAAGAAAGCCACCCTGCAACAGGACAGTAGAGTATTTGTATGCATCCAACAACAAACTGGCACTGCTACACCCAGAATCACCCCACAGCCTCCTGTCCCCAGATGGATTAACAGATGTGGATCCGCTGCTAAGGGAGACAGAACGGTTTCTGAGTTTCTCCTCTCTAAAGGATGGCCCAAATGAGAAGGAAGATGTTGTTAATAAACAAATAGAAACTGAAACATGCTCTTCACTTTGCTACTCTAATCTATCACTTTCCATCCAACAGAGGACTGGAACACAAACCCTCAAGGCACAGCTCAGCATCTGAGGAAAAAGCAGGTTTGAGAGATGATTTCTGCAAATTGCTGCAAAAGGAAGAGTTCTCGGAACACAAGACTCAGTCAAGCTGACAGATTTTTCAGGTCTCTCCCTAAAGGAAGGGGCAGGGGACTCTTACCCTTTGCTGAACTTCTTGAAGGGCGGCCTGATGACGCTGCGGCTCTTCACCACGCAGTGCCGGCCCACCCGCACGTTCGCCAGGTCCCCGCGGATGATGCAGTCGTTCATAACGATTGTCTGCAGAAGGACACACAGCTAAACCCGCTCCCTTTGCCGCCTGTGGTGGCACTTATTACACAAACTCCAGCAAGATTCCCGTACTTTAGGGACGATTCTTTCAGTCAAAAGGAAAGTGACAACAAAGCAAAAGTGCAGGAGGTTGGAACCACCAATTGCCCTTCTGGGCATGCCAGCGAGCATTACAGAGCAGGCTTAGCACAGAGCAGGACGGTACCGCTCGGGACACGAAAGCAGCACGGGCAGCTCTCACCAGGCCAGCGAGCATTACAGAGCAGGCTTAGGCACAGAGCAGGACGGTGCCG includes these proteins:
- the DCTN5 gene encoding dynactin subunit 5 encodes the protein MELSEMLYNKSEYIETASGNKVSRQSVLCGSQNIVLNGKTIVMNDCIIRGDLANVRVGRHCVVKSRSVIRPPFKKFSKGVAFFPLHIGDHVFIEEDCVVNAAQIGSYVHIGKNCVIGRRCVLKDCCKILDNTVLPPETVVPPFTVFSGCPGLFSGELPECTQELMIDVTKSYYQKFLPLTQVASGRA